GAGCAGCCGGTGTATATCGATTCGGATACAGCGGTTTACGACGAAAATACCCAGGTCAGTACCTATATCGGCAATGTGATAGCCACGCAAGGCAGTATTAAAATTGATGCGGATAAGCTGGTGGTTTATCTGAAAGACGGCGACATTATCAAGTTGGTCGCCACCGGTAAGCCGTCTAAATTCGAACAGCTTCCCGCCGTGGGTAAAGAAAAAATGTACGGAGAGGGGTTGATCAACGAATTTTATCCGGATAAAAATTTGCTGATCTTTATGCAAAATGCCTCGGTTTGGCAGGGGGATGCCAAACAATCCAGCGATCATATCGAGTATGATACTAAGAACTCTCTGCTGAAGGCCGGCCAGGGCCAGACGGACGGCAAACGCGTCCATTCCGTGATCAAACCCAAAGCGAAACCGGCTCAGTAACATGGCGCGATTAAGGGCGGAGCAAATATTCAAAAGTTATAACCGGCGCAACGTTGTCAACGGGGTGAGTTTGCAGGTCGATACCAGCGAAGTGGTCGGTTTGCTGGGGCCGAATGGCGCGGGTAAAACCACCAGCTTTTATATGTTGGTGGGCTTGATCAAGGCCGATGCCGGAGAGATTTACCTGGATGATCAATGTATTACCCATCATCCCATGCATAGGCGGGCCAGATTGGGCATCGGTTATTTGGCTCAGGAAGCTTCGGTGTTTCGTAAACTGAGCGTGGCGGATAACTTGCGGGCGGTTTTGCAGATTCGCGCCGATTTGACCGATGGTCAGATCGAGCTGATGATCGATGAGCTATTGGGTGAATTCGGGATCAGTCACTTACGCAATCAACAAGCCTTGGGTCTGTCGGGCGGCGAGCGTCGGCGAGTTGAAATCGCCCGGGCATTGGCTTCCGAACCGCAATTTATTTTGTTGGATGAGCCGTTTGCCGGCGTCGACCCGATTTCGGTGCTGGAACTACAAAAAATTATTGCCCAATTGAAGGATCGGGGTATCGGTATTTTGATTACCGAACACAAAGTCCGGGAAACGCTTGAAATATGCGACCGGGCTTATATATTGAATTCAGGGCAGGTGATTGCCGAGGGAGCCGCGCGGCAATTAGTTGAAAACGAAGAAGTCCGCCGCGTATATTTAGGCGACACATTTAGCTTATAGAGATCGAGTAGTTATGAAGCAATCTTTACAGCTCAGAATTGGTCAGAGCCTGACAATGACGCCGCAACTGCAACAGGCGATCAAATTATTGCAGATGTCGACCTTGGATTTGCAGCAGGAAATCCAGCAGGCGTTGGAGTCCAACATGATGTTGGAAGTGGAAGAAGACGATTTACCTACCTTGGAGTACAGGGAAAAACAGTCGGAAAATTCCGACCAAGTCACCAGCGAAGGCTCGCAAACCGATATGCCGGATGAACTGCCGGTCGATGTCAGCTGGGACGACGTCTATGAAAGTGCCTTGCCGGCGGGAGACGATTCGTCCGACAGCGCCGAATTCGAAACCTTTCGAGGTAAAACCCAAACCTTGCAGGATCATTTGATCTGGCAGCTGGAATTGACGCATGTTTCCGAGCGCGACTACGCCATTGCGGTGGGGATTATCGACGCCATTAACGACGACGGTTATGTCGCCACTGATTTGAACGATATATACCAGGGCTTGTTGGAGCAGTTGGAAGACTTGGAAATGGATGAAGTGCAGGCCGTTTTGCACATGATTCAGAATTTCGATCCGGTCGGTGTCGGTGCCCTGGATTTGGCCGATTGCTTGCGTCTGCAAGTGTTGCAATTGCCGGATGATACGCCTTTCAAGGCCGACGCCTTGGATTTCGTGTCCCGACATTTGGAGTTGTTGGCCACTTGCGATCAGGCTCGCCTGATGAAGCGGGTCGGTTTCAGCGAGGAACAATTGAAGGGTGTCCTGGCCTTGATCAGAAGTTTGGATCCCAAGCCCGGCGCGCGCCTGCAGGAAATGGATGTGGAGTACGTGGTGCCCGATGTATTTGTGCACAAGGTCAAGGATCAATGGCAGGTCACGCTCAATCCCGATATCGCACCGAAGTTGCGCATCAACCCGTTCTACTCGGGCATGATCAAGCGGGCGGACAACAGCCAGGACAATGTCAGCATGAAAAACCACATGCAAGAGGCGCGTTGGTTTATCAAAAGCCTGCACAGCCGCAACGATACCTTGTTGCGGGTGGCCAAAAGCATCGTGGAAAAACAGGGCGAGTTTTTCGAGCACGGTCCGATTGCCATGAAGGCCATGGTACTGAGGGATATCGCCGAGGAACTGGAGCTGCATGAATCCACCATTTCCCGGGTTACCACACAGAAATACATGCACACCCCGCAGGGTGTAATCGAATTTAAATATTTCTTCTCCAGTCATGTCAGCACTGAAGGGGGAGGCGAGTGCTCGGCCACGGCGATCAGAGCACTGATAAAAGAGTTGGTGGGTAACGAAAACCCGGCCAAACCACTAAGCGATAGTAAAATATCCGACTTATTGAATGAGAAGGGCATTAATGTGGCGCGGCGTACTATTGCAAAATACCGCGAAGCCATGTCGATTCCTTCCACCAGCCAGCGGAAAAGGCTAATTTAAATCTAACGGGAAGCACATTTTTTATAAACAGGAGTATTTCCATGCAAGTCAGTATCACAGGTCATCACGTAGAAGTCACCGAGGCATTAAGAGCCCATGTAGAAGACAAGATCGGCAAATTGAAACGTCATTTCGATAACGTGGTCGATGTGCACGTTATTTTGACGGTCGAAAAACTGGAACAAAAAGCCGAGGCTACCGTGCAAATCAGCGGCGCAAAACTGTATGCCGACGATACGCAAGAAGATATGTATGTCGCCATCGATAACATGGTCGACAAATTGGACAGACAGATTGTCAAACACAAAGAAAAATTACAAAACCATCGTTAATCACTGAAAAAAAAGGACAGGGCGAAGTTTGGCTTCGCCCTGTTGAACAGTTTATGAAATTGGTCATTATCAGCGGCTTATCAGGCTCGGGGAAAAGTATCGCTCTGGATACGCTGGAGGACTGTGGATATTATTGTATCGATAATCTACCGGTCGTCTTGCTGCAGGATTTTATTGACCATGTGATGCTGGAAGACCGGCAAACCTATCAAAAGACCGCTATCGGCATCGACGCCCGCAATCAAACCGAAAACCTGGCGGATTTTCCCAATAACCTGAAACTTATTCGGGACAAAGGTATTGAATGTGAAGTGGTTTATATGCATGCCGAGGAGAATATTATCCTCAAGCGGTATAGCGAAACCCGCCGCAGACATCCGCTTACCACGGCCGACAGGCCCTTGCGGGAGGCGTTGGAAATTGAACAGGAAGTATTACGGCCGCTTGCGGTTCATGCCGATATTACCATCGATACCAGCTATACCCTTTACCACCAATTACGGGATTTACTCAAAAACCGGCTGGGGGAAAAAGGCAAAGGCAGCTTATCGATTTTATTTCAGTCTTTTGGATTTAAGTACGGTATTCCTCTGGATGCGGACTTCGTATTTGATGCCCGCAGTTTACCCAATCCCTATTGGGTGGCGGAATTGCGCGCGCATAACGGACGGG
This sequence is a window from Methylomonas methanica MC09. Protein-coding genes within it:
- the lptA gene encoding lipopolysaccharide transport periplasmic protein LptA, whose protein sequence is MKLSKFIGLGLLLSVRLAFGLETDSEQPVYIDSDTAVYDENTQVSTYIGNVIATQGSIKIDADKLVVYLKDGDIIKLVATGKPSKFEQLPAVGKEKMYGEGLINEFYPDKNLLIFMQNASVWQGDAKQSSDHIEYDTKNSLLKAGQGQTDGKRVHSVIKPKAKPAQ
- the lptB gene encoding LPS export ABC transporter ATP-binding protein, whose product is MARLRAEQIFKSYNRRNVVNGVSLQVDTSEVVGLLGPNGAGKTTSFYMLVGLIKADAGEIYLDDQCITHHPMHRRARLGIGYLAQEASVFRKLSVADNLRAVLQIRADLTDGQIELMIDELLGEFGISHLRNQQALGLSGGERRRVEIARALASEPQFILLDEPFAGVDPISVLELQKIIAQLKDRGIGILITEHKVRETLEICDRAYILNSGQVIAEGAARQLVENEEVRRVYLGDTFSL
- a CDS encoding RNA polymerase factor sigma-54, with the translated sequence MKQSLQLRIGQSLTMTPQLQQAIKLLQMSTLDLQQEIQQALESNMMLEVEEDDLPTLEYREKQSENSDQVTSEGSQTDMPDELPVDVSWDDVYESALPAGDDSSDSAEFETFRGKTQTLQDHLIWQLELTHVSERDYAIAVGIIDAINDDGYVATDLNDIYQGLLEQLEDLEMDEVQAVLHMIQNFDPVGVGALDLADCLRLQVLQLPDDTPFKADALDFVSRHLELLATCDQARLMKRVGFSEEQLKGVLALIRSLDPKPGARLQEMDVEYVVPDVFVHKVKDQWQVTLNPDIAPKLRINPFYSGMIKRADNSQDNVSMKNHMQEARWFIKSLHSRNDTLLRVAKSIVEKQGEFFEHGPIAMKAMVLRDIAEELELHESTISRVTTQKYMHTPQGVIEFKYFFSSHVSTEGGGECSATAIRALIKELVGNENPAKPLSDSKISDLLNEKGINVARRTIAKYREAMSIPSTSQRKRLI
- the hpf gene encoding ribosome hibernation-promoting factor, HPF/YfiA family translates to MQVSITGHHVEVTEALRAHVEDKIGKLKRHFDNVVDVHVILTVEKLEQKAEATVQISGAKLYADDTQEDMYVAIDNMVDKLDRQIVKHKEKLQNHR
- the rapZ gene encoding RNase adapter RapZ; translation: MKLVIISGLSGSGKSIALDTLEDCGYYCIDNLPVVLLQDFIDHVMLEDRQTYQKTAIGIDARNQTENLADFPNNLKLIRDKGIECEVVYMHAEENIILKRYSETRRRHPLTTADRPLREALEIEQEVLRPLAVHADITIDTSYTLYHQLRDLLKNRLGEKGKGSLSILFQSFGFKYGIPLDADFVFDARSLPNPYWVAELRAHNGREQPVIDFLQGETIVQEFLRDISQFIERWAPRFESDNRSYLTIAIGCTGGQHRSVFLVEALSQYFKDKIPNVIVRHRELR